A stretch of the Candidatus Binataceae bacterium genome encodes the following:
- a CDS encoding HAD family hydrolase has protein sequence MSQAILAQARRGGWNLIFDADDTLWDSNVHFLEAQSAFFMALREAGLDDATRIYAAIRSHELSIIEEIGYGRRPYVMALRRVAEELIEPELHLRVQPLVEKIGAALLERHCELMPGVAATLAELASRHRLILFTKGQPDEQMAKLERSRLRGFFSRVGVPREKDAAAYERLVAQANLDPARTVMIGNSPRSDINPAIRAGLRAAVYIPHAQTWDLEQEELAADARILTVPSFPHLTELF, from the coding sequence ATGTCGCAAGCGATTCTCGCGCAGGCGCGGCGGGGCGGTTGGAATCTGATCTTCGACGCCGACGATACGTTGTGGGACTCGAACGTTCACTTTCTCGAGGCCCAGTCGGCTTTCTTCATGGCGCTGCGTGAGGCCGGACTCGATGACGCGACGCGCATCTACGCGGCCATCCGCTCTCACGAACTCTCGATCATCGAGGAGATCGGCTATGGCCGCCGACCTTATGTTATGGCGCTCCGGCGGGTGGCCGAAGAATTGATCGAACCTGAGTTACACCTACGGGTTCAACCTCTGGTTGAAAAGATTGGCGCGGCGCTGCTCGAACGCCACTGCGAGTTGATGCCGGGGGTTGCCGCGACGCTCGCCGAACTCGCATCGCGTCATCGACTGATTCTGTTTACCAAAGGGCAACCCGACGAGCAGATGGCCAAGCTTGAGCGCTCCCGGCTGCGCGGATTTTTCAGCCGCGTCGGCGTGCCGCGCGAAAAAGATGCGGCGGCCTACGAGCGCCTCGTCGCGCAGGCCAATCTCGATCCGGCGCGTACAGTGATGATCGGCAACAGCCCGCGCTCCGACATCAATCCAGCGATTCGCGCCGGTCTGCGCGCCGCAGTCTACATCCCGCACGCGCAAACCTGGGACCTGGAACAGGAGGAGCTTGCGGCGGACGCGCGGATCCTGACCGTGCCCAGCTTCCCACATCTGACCGAACTGTTCTAA
- a CDS encoding metallophosphoesterase — MSTKLKLVADGQKRRRREPGAVPPRKPPIPLRPLHRMWRKTIDGIEVAATNLPVRQLPPGLTGLVACQISDLHVDRDEDLARLEAAVKAINRQQPDLVFLTGDYFSGGDTMRRYADGFRRALASLNPRVGLFAILGNHDHWASASVVGDALKRAGARLLANEHQRVVIRGDHLVVVGIDDLWARKAEPTRAFRGLAPDECTIVLAHNPDTALYARHLAPGVMLSGHTHGGVVRIPYYGSPIRSILRIGKKFYAGLNRYNEFYIYTNRGLGTFWLRIRINCRPEVSRFSLAMLEEGAGSEAAAIEPPRRPRRARASA, encoded by the coding sequence ATGAGTACGAAACTAAAGCTTGTGGCGGACGGCCAAAAGCGCCGCCGCCGTGAGCCTGGCGCTGTCCCGCCGCGCAAGCCGCCGATCCCGCTGCGCCCGCTCCATCGGATGTGGCGCAAGACGATCGATGGCATCGAAGTGGCGGCGACCAACCTGCCAGTACGGCAGTTGCCGCCTGGATTAACGGGCTTGGTCGCATGTCAAATCAGCGACCTTCACGTCGATCGCGACGAAGATCTCGCGCGCCTTGAAGCGGCGGTCAAGGCGATCAATCGCCAGCAACCTGATCTGGTTTTTTTGACGGGGGACTATTTTTCCGGCGGCGATACGATGCGCCGCTATGCCGACGGTTTCCGGCGCGCGCTCGCCAGCCTCAATCCGCGCGTGGGCCTCTTTGCGATTCTCGGCAATCATGACCATTGGGCCTCGGCCAGCGTCGTGGGTGACGCGCTCAAGCGCGCCGGCGCGCGGTTGCTGGCGAATGAACATCAGCGCGTAGTGATTCGCGGCGACCATCTGGTCGTGGTCGGGATCGACGACTTGTGGGCGCGCAAGGCTGAACCGACGCGCGCCTTTCGCGGCCTGGCTCCCGACGAGTGCACGATCGTGCTCGCGCATAACCCGGATACTGCTCTGTACGCGCGTCATCTCGCGCCGGGCGTGATGCTCTCCGGCCACACGCACGGCGGCGTCGTGCGCATCCCTTACTACGGCTCGCCGATCCGCTCGATCCTGCGCATCGGCAAAAAGTTTTACGCCGGTTTGAATCGCTACAATGAATTCTACATCTATACGAATCGCGGACTCGGGACCTTCTGGCTGCGGATTCGCATCAACTGCCGCCCCGAGGTCTCGCGCTTCTCGCTGGCGATGCTAGAGGAGGGCGCCGGCTCGGAGGCCGCGGCGATCGAGCCTCCGCGTCGACCGCGGCGCGCCCGCGCCTCCGCATGA
- a CDS encoding site-specific DNA-methyltransferase, with amino-acid sequence MKKPISASGLPAFKKKALYATGLGAAYVGDSHLLLRELPDASVSLVLTSPPFALHFKKEYGNKDQIDYIPWFLEFAREVKRVLTEDGSFVIDLGGAYEPGRPTRSLYHFKLLISLVEDLDFYLAQEFYWHNPGKMPAPAEWVTVRRIRVKDSVNCLWWLSKTPNPNADNRRVLVPYSRDMERLIQKGYRAKQRPSGHNVTQKWGRDQGGAICSNLIVQGNNDSNGTYLKLCAQAGLKPHPARFPPQLPEFFINFLTDEGDLVVDIFAGSNTTGAVCDQLRRRWLAFELESRYLEAGRLRFPKLTAELAIAEPAEAARDGQLFLPLRRH; translated from the coding sequence ATGAAGAAACCGATTTCCGCCTCCGGTCTTCCGGCATTCAAGAAGAAGGCGCTATATGCGACAGGTCTTGGCGCAGCGTACGTGGGCGATTCCCATCTGCTTCTGCGAGAATTGCCGGATGCGAGCGTAAGCTTGGTGCTCACCTCTCCACCTTTTGCACTCCACTTCAAGAAGGAATACGGGAACAAGGATCAGATCGATTACATTCCGTGGTTCCTGGAGTTCGCGCGGGAAGTGAAAAGGGTTCTCACAGAGGATGGGAGCTTCGTCATCGATCTTGGCGGAGCGTACGAGCCGGGCCGGCCGACAAGATCGCTCTATCACTTCAAGCTGTTGATTTCGTTAGTCGAAGATCTCGACTTTTATTTGGCGCAGGAGTTCTACTGGCACAATCCCGGCAAGATGCCGGCGCCGGCTGAATGGGTCACTGTCCGTCGGATACGAGTCAAGGATTCCGTCAACTGTCTCTGGTGGCTCTCGAAAACGCCTAACCCGAATGCCGATAACCGGAGAGTACTGGTTCCCTACAGCCGGGACATGGAGCGCTTGATACAGAAGGGTTACCGCGCGAAGCAAAGACCTTCCGGGCACAACGTCACCCAGAAATGGGGACGTGATCAGGGGGGAGCGATTTGTTCGAACCTAATTGTCCAGGGCAACAATGATTCGAACGGCACATATCTTAAGCTTTGCGCGCAAGCTGGGCTCAAACCGCATCCGGCTCGTTTTCCGCCGCAGCTTCCAGAGTTTTTTATCAACTTTCTGACTGATGAAGGCGATCTGGTTGTGGACATTTTCGCCGGCTCAAACACGACCGGAGCTGTATGCGATCAGCTTAGAAGGCGATGGCTCGCATTCGAATTGGAGTCTCGCTATCTCGAGGCGGGAAGGCTCCGCTTTCCGAAGCTTACGGCCGAGCTCGCAATTGCGGAGCCTGCGGAAGCCGCGAGGGACGGTCAACTCTTTCTTCCTCTGCGTCGACACTAG